Genomic window (Sulfurimonas sp.):
GAAAAAGAGATAGTGAAGAATGAGAAACTAAGAAAAGATTGTCAAAAAAAATCAAATCCTGAATTTGAAAATATTTTTAAATAATATCTTTGATTGACTTTCAAATAAATCCTAATATATTCTTTTTACAGAGCTAATCCACGGCTCATATCTACTTCCATATTTTACTTCTACTTTGTAGCTTGGATGGGTGTTTTGTTTTGCATTATATTTGTCTATTGGTTTGACATCTTTTAAAAGATGTTTAAACTCATAAGGCAGGTTGATTTTTTGTATGTGAAGTTGTTGAATATAGCCATATATTATTTTCTCTTTATAGCTGTTAGATATTTTCACAAGTCCTTTAACTATAATAAAATTGGCTTTGTTAGTGTACTTTTGTCTTAACGCGTCATAATCTAACCCTGCATCTATAGCAAAAAGTCTAGATGCTGATGTTTGTTCACGAGTAAGATTTCTTTTGGCATTTTTATAAGCCCTTTGTTTGCTCTTCTCAGCACTATACAAAGCCTCTTGTTCTGCAAATACTTCTTCTGCTAATTTCAAAGATTTTTTATATGATTCACAATTATATTCGAGAACGATAAAGACTTCTTTACTTGGTCTTTTTATATTTTTTTTGTAGATTAAATATTTATCTGTATCAAAACCCAATTCTTTTAGTTTAGTAACATTTAGCCAATTACCAAGATGTGAAAATTTTGATTTATTTATGTTTCTATATACAAGCTTAAGAAATATACTATTGTTTTCTTTTTTCATTGAGTATGGTATTTCAAGTTCTCTTTGCGTTAGTATCGCCTCAGATGTTGTTTCTCCAGACCTGTTAAAATAGATGCCAAGAAGTACAACAATGTTAGTTAAAATCAATAATGCAAAAGCTGCTGCAAAAAGCTTAGAAGAAGGGTTTAATATTTTCATGATATTTTCTCCTGTGTATTTTTTAACAACTCATTTCTAAATTTTTTAAGTATCATAAGTATGAAAATAGCACTTATACCTATAATTAAAAAGAAGACATATTTTGGCATCCAAGCCCACCACCAGTTGTAAAATTTTGTATAAAGAAAAATGACAAAAAAGATATTTCCCATATTTGTAACTTCTGATAAACCTTTTTTTATACCAATATAGATGGCAAAAGCACTAAAGCCAAATCCCACAACTTGGTAAAATCCTTCTATAAAATTTTCATTCATGTTTATATAACTTATGGAACCGTAATTTGATAAGATTAAAACAGGCAGAAAAAATAAAAACATGGAAAAGTATCTGTAAACAACATCAAAGTTTGTATGTTTTGAATGGTTTATAAAAGAGAGTAAAAATAGAACTAAAGCAACTGGGAAAAAGTTTTCAGGATAATCTGAGAAATTAATCCAATAAGCTCCGCCCCAAACTCCAACTTTTACTGATAAGAAAAATGAAATAAATATGATTCCCACTCCTAAAAGTAGTCTAGCCTTTAAAGCATAAGCTAGTAAAAATGCAAATAGTGCCCATACAAAAAAAGCATTTGGTGATGGTGTGATGTTAAATATCTGACCAAGCATAGCTAGGTTTAGAGCAAATGTAGTAAAAGTAAGTAGAGCTGATATCTTTGTATAGTAGTCTTTGTTGTGTTGTTTTGATAAGTAATATGTAGTAAAAAGTAAAATAGTTGGAGTAAAAATAAGGATGAAAACTTGTGTACTTTCTCTAAAACTACCCCAGAACTGTAAAAATAGAAAAAATATACTAAAAGCAAGTCCAAGAGCCGCTAAAAATGAAACTATTTTCATACCAAGACTAAGCTGTTTTTCATTTTTAGTTGTATCTATGTCAAACTCTAAAGAGTAGTTAGATAAAAGGTTTTGGTGGTATTTATCTAGCTTGTCGTTTTGCTCATTAGTAAGTTCAATTACATCTGTATCTTGTAATATTACTAATTCAGCTTGAAATGCCTTTACTTGATCTGTTCTTTGTTGGGCTGTTAAAATTGACTTTGTTTTCATATGTAAATAAATCCTATCTAACGAAACTAATTAGTATATGATAGCAAATATTTACTGAACTTTAAATAGTAAAATATTATAGTAAAATAAATCATGAAAAAAAATAAATCGCAAATCTATTTATTTACAGACGGAAGTGTTAATCCTCAAAGCGCAATAGGCTGTGGAGCATATTTACTTTTAGATAAATTAGAGTTCTCTTTTGCCCAACTAGAAAAAGAAATTAAAATTAAAAAGTTTGACAATACATCCTCCACAAAATTAGAACTAGAGACACTTTTATGGGCTTTAAATGATGTGAGTTTAAAAAAATTTAAAATAGTGATTTATACCGATTGTCAAAATATTATAGGACTCAAAGATAGAAGAGAGCGATTTGAGAGAAATAACTATATGACCAGCAAGGGTGTACTTATAAAAAATCATAAACTATATAAAGATTTTTTTAAGAACTTAGATATTTTAGATTGTGAGTTTATCAAGGTAAAAGGTCATAAAAAGGCATCTGCAAAAAATGAGATAGATGAAATTTTTACTCTTGTGGATAGAGCCACAAGAAAGGCTCTTAGGAAAACTATTTTATAGTTATATGCTCTCTTTAACCAATTTTTCTATTTTATATATATGTTGCACTTGCTATTTGAATTAGCGACTTAGCGTTGTGGAATTTATCTTACAGCTGTAGTTTAGATTTAATTATATGATACAATTTCATCAATAAGGATTAGCATGAAAGAAAATCAAAAAATAATCAAATATCAAAGTGGAAATATAGAAATGGAAACCTATCAAGATGGTGAAACATTTGTAAAGAAGCATTACTATAATGCTAAAGATGCTTATGTTAAAGAGCTAAGTTATTTAAAAGATGGGATTAAAAAAGTTAAATATTTTACTGAAAAAGGTGTTTTGTCAAAGCTAAACTATTTTGTAGATGATAAACGACATGGATTAGAAACAAAATACTTTATCTCTAAAGCTGATGGCAGCATCAAAAGTACTAAATCTTATGAAAATGGGAAGTTACACGGCGAAAATATAATTTATAATGAAAAGGGTGAAATAATTAAACGAGAAATTTTTGCTCTTGAAAACTACAAAAGGTTATCGATGGACAAAACTTCTAGCCATATTAGAAACATACTGCATGGTTTTTTCCTAACAATCGGAACTACAATCGCAGAACCCTCTACAATCTTACCCCTAATAGTAAACTATTTTGGTGGCAGTTCTATTCTTGTTGGTTTTTTTGCAGCTCTTCTTCGTGGAGGAGCTATTATCGTTCAGCTTTTTGCAGCATTTAAAGCACAAAGTTATACCCTCATGATGCCTTATCTTCATCGTGTTTTTATGGTTAGATTTTTAGCATGGTTTTTCATAGGTGTGTCTATCCTTTTATTTGGGGAAGATTCACCAACCTTGACTCTTTTTTGCATCGGTTTTGGACTTTTTCTTTTCTCTTTTAGTGCAGGGTTTGGGGCTATTTACTTTAAAGATATTATAGGTAAGATTTTTTCTCATAAATTTCGTGGCAAAACCATGGCTTATAGACAATTTTTTAGCGGTGCAGGTGGGCTAATTAGCGGTGCTTTAGCTGGTTGGATTATTGCTTCGTTTGATGCACCTATGAGTTATGGTTATCTTTTTATTATTAGTTCTTTTATCATGGGACTTGGATATCTTTCTTTTGGAACTATTGATGAGCCTGTAAAAGAAAAAGTAAGTAAAAGAGAAAAACTCATTTAAGCAGTTTTTGCACAACTCATGGACGCTTCTAAAGGGTGATAAAGATTTACAAATCCAACTAAAAACTTTTCTTTTTGCTTATGGTTATTTAATAGCTCTACCTTTTATAATCCTAGACGCTCAAACAAAAATCGACCTAGATGGTCTAGCTATCGGGAGTCTGATAACAACTCAAATGGTAGGAGCGATGCTAAGTAACTTTTTATGGGGAAAACTTAGCTCAAATGGCTTAAATAAATTAACAGCAAACAT
Coding sequences:
- a CDS encoding DUF2157 domain-containing protein; its protein translation is MKTKSILTAQQRTDQVKAFQAELVILQDTDVIELTNEQNDKLDKYHQNLLSNYSLEFDIDTTKNEKQLSLGMKIVSFLAALGLAFSIFFLFLQFWGSFRESTQVFILIFTPTILLFTTYYLSKQHNKDYYTKISALLTFTTFALNLAMLGQIFNITPSPNAFFVWALFAFLLAYALKARLLLGVGIIFISFFLSVKVGVWGGAYWINFSDYPENFFPVALVLFLLSFINHSKHTNFDVVYRYFSMFLFFLPVLILSNYGSISYINMNENFIEGFYQVVGFGFSAFAIYIGIKKGLSEVTNMGNIFFVIFLYTKFYNWWWAWMPKYVFFLIIGISAIFILMILKKFRNELLKNTQEKIS
- a CDS encoding ribonuclease HI produces the protein MKKNKSQIYLFTDGSVNPQSAIGCGAYLLLDKLEFSFAQLEKEIKIKKFDNTSSTKLELETLLWALNDVSLKKFKIVIYTDCQNIIGLKDRRERFERNNYMTSKGVLIKNHKLYKDFFKNLDILDCEFIKVKGHKKASAKNEIDEIFTLVDRATRKALRKTIL
- a CDS encoding DUF4824 family protein, which codes for MKILNPSSKLFAAAFALLILTNIVVLLGIYFNRSGETTSEAILTQRELEIPYSMKKENNSIFLKLVYRNINKSKFSHLGNWLNVTKLKELGFDTDKYLIYKKNIKRPSKEVFIVLEYNCESYKKSLKLAEEVFAEQEALYSAEKSKQRAYKNAKRNLTREQTSASRLFAIDAGLDYDALRQKYTNKANFIIVKGLVKISNSYKEKIIYGYIQQLHIQKINLPYEFKHLLKDVKPIDKYNAKQNTHPSYKVEVKYGSRYEPWISSVKRIY